In Juglans microcarpa x Juglans regia isolate MS1-56 chromosome 8D, Jm3101_v1.0, whole genome shotgun sequence, the following are encoded in one genomic region:
- the LOC121242403 gene encoding wall-associated receptor kinase 2-like, which translates to MVNNSCSGIGCCQTHIPDGIKDFNVRARSPENHSKVSEFNPCSFAFVVEEKAYKFFTLDLQNMQDKRAFPLVLDWAVGKQTCEDAKKNTAGYACKATNSNCVNSKNSPGYLCNCFSSYQGNPYLFDGCQDIDECKTPNHECDDNACVNHMGSYSCSCPMGYQGDGWRNGSSCTPVIPKPSNSKNIIIALCISISLLVLLLGGSSVLLGLKRRKFMKLQEKYFQQNGGLMLQEHILNHGRSMETTKIFSNDELKKATNNYDESRVLGKGGYGTVYKGVLPDNKEVAIKKSKVYDKSQIEQFINEVSRASPLSSEKHLKIATETARALAYLHFETSMPIIHRDVKSTNILLDDNHTAKVADFGASRLRLITLDQTEITTLVQGTLGYLDPEYFQTGQLTEKSDVYSFGVVLAELLTGEEAISTNRPETYKNLAMYFVSTVKEDRLLHILQDHIVNEGNIEPLKEVANLAKGCLRLRGEDRPTMMEVAMELEGLRNMEKHTWGKDNQTTEETEYLLSTPTLPFNIDIGIGSSASAVSGHDSMINQLLKPLHDGR; encoded by the exons ATGGTTAACAATTCTTGCTCTGGTATAGGCTGTTGCCAGACTCATATTCCAGATggaataaaagattttaatgtAAGGGCTAGGAGCCCTGAAAACCACTCCAAAGTGAGTGAATTCAATCCATGTAGTTTCGCCTTTGTGGTGGAAGAAAAAGCATACAAGTTTTTCACCTTAGATCTTCAGAATATGCAGGATAAACGTGCTTTTCCCTTGGTGCTAGATTGGGCAGTTGGGAAGCAGACATGCGAAGATGCTAAGAAGAATACTGCAGGATACGCATGTAAGGCAACTAATAGTAATTGTGTCAATTCCAAAAACAGTCCTGGGTATCTCTGCAACTGCTTCTCAAGCTATCAAGGAAACCCATATCTCTTTGATGGTTGCCAAG ATATTGATGAGTGTAAAACTCCAAATCACGAGTGCGATGATAATGCATGCGTCAACCATATGGGGTCTTACAGCTGTTCTTGCCCCATGGGGTACCAAGGAGATGGGTGGAGAAATGGAAGTAGTTGCACTCCCGTTATTCCTAAACCAAGCAATTCTAAGAATATCATCATTGCActtt GTATCAGCATAAGTCTCTTAGTCTTGCTCTTGGGAGGTTCTTCTGTACTTTTGGGATTGAAAAGAAGGAAGTTCATGAAACTCCAAGAAAAGTACTTCCAACAAAATGGTGGCTTAATGTTACAAGAACATATTTTGAATCATGGAAGGTCCATGGAGACAACGAAAATCTTTAGTAATGATGAGCTTAAAAAGGCCACCAACAATTATGATGAGAGTAGAGTCCTTGGCAAAGGGGGTTATGGAACTGTTTACAAAGGAGTATTACCCGATAACAAAGAGGTTGCCATAAAAAAGTCCAAAGTCTATGATAAGAGCCAAATTGAACAATTTATAAATGAGGTAAGTCGTGCTTCTCCTCTTTCATCAGAGAAACATTTGAAGATAGCAACAGAAACAGCAAGAGCCCTTGCATACCTACATTTTGAAACTTCTATGCCAATTATACATAGAGATGTGAAAAGCACTAATATACTATTAGATGATAACCACACAGCAAAAGTGGCTGACTTTGGAGCTTCAAGGTTGAGGTTGATAACTCTTGATCAAACAGAAATAACCACCTTGGTGCAAGGAACTCTTGGGTACTTAGACCCTGAATACTTCCAAACTGGCCAACTAACGGAAAAAAGTGATGTGTACAGCTTTGGTGTTGTGTTGGCAGAGCTGCTGACAGGTGAAGAGGCAATTTCTACCAATAGGCCTGAAACTTATAAAAACCTAGCAATGTATTTTGTTTCTACAGTGAAAGAGGATCGTCTACTTCACATTCTTCAGGATCACATTGTCAATGAGGGTAATATTGAGCCATTAAAGGAAGTTGCTAATCTTGCAAAAGGGTGCTTAAGGTTAAGAGGGGAGGATAGGCCCACTATGATGGAAGTGGCAATGGAGCTAGAAGGATTGAGAAATATGGAAAAGCATACATGGGGAAAAGATAATCAAACCACAGAAGAAACAGAATACTTGCTTAGTACACCTACACTCCCTTTTAACATTGATATTGGCATTGGTTCTTCTGCAAGTGCAGTTAGTGGACATGATAGCATGATAAACCAACTCTTGAAACCCCTACATGATGGTCGATAA